The Nitrospirota bacterium genome contains a region encoding:
- a CDS encoding CsbD family protein, with translation MNQEQFSAFWTQLKAPLKAKWEKITDADLLEIQGNLVTFTAVLAKRYGATQSGEVNTWANRRYSHWAGNYTSAYADPVKKVA, from the coding sequence ATGAATCAAGAACAATTCAGCGCATTTTGGACCCAACTGAAGGCACCACTCAAAGCGAAGTGGGAGAAGATTACGGATGCGGATCTTCTGGAGATCCAGGGGAACCTGGTCACGTTCACTGCCGTGCTGGCGAAGCGATATGGCGCAACCCAGAGTGGCGAGGTCAACACCTGGGCCAACCGACGCTACTCCCATTGGGCAGGGAACTATACTAGCGCGTACGCAGACCCGGTGAAGAAAGTAGCTTGA